The genomic DNA TAAAGCGAGCTGTAAAAATAACACCAGTTCCGTAACGATTAAACCAATCTTCAGCATAATCAATATGCTTCTTCTGAATTAAAATATATTTTCCATATCGCTCAAGAACAGGTCTTCCCCCGTATCGACCAATCCAATAAATAAATAGTTGTGCGATTACACCGCCAATTGTCCCGAACGCGACAGCACCCCAAAACGTAATGCTTCCTGTTGATACTAAATAACCTGCATAAGACAATACGATTTCACTCGGAATAACCTCTAACATCAATCCAAGCATAATTCCCCAATAACCAAGTCCTTCTAGAAACACTAAAACTGAATGAATCAACTCTCCTAACATCATGTACCTCTCTTTACTGTTTTCATTGCAAAAAATAAAAGTACAAGTAGGAACTATCTTGTACTTTTATT from Bacillus basilensis includes the following:
- a CDS encoding DedA family protein, giving the protein MLGELIHSVLVFLEGLGYWGIMLGLMLEVIPSEIVLSYAGYLVSTGSITFWGAVAFGTIGGVIAQLFIYWIGRYGGRPVLERYGKYILIQKKHIDYAEDWFNRYGTGVIFTARFIPVVRHAISIPAGIAKMSHAKFITLTTLAVIPWSIVFVYLGFKLGTEWESINKVAGPYVKYFALAAIVCAVGYFVLKKVMKKK